TGTTCTTTGGGATTTTCCTTGCGCTTATTGTCCCCATTTATACCTATTATATACTCCGTATAAAATTCAGCATAGAAAACTCAGGTGCCATAGCATCTGCTTATGGTTCAGTAAGTGCTGTAACTTTTGTGACTACTATTTCCTTTTTAGAAATGGAAGGGATCCCTTTTGGCGGTCACATGGTTGCTGTTATGGCTCTTATGGAAGCGCCCTCAATCATCATAGGGGTCTTGCTCATGGCGATCTATAAACGTAAAGCCGGAGGTGATGAAAATTTCTCTCTGGGAAGTATAGCTTATCATTCTATTACTAACGGGAGCGTACTCTTGATTCTAGGAAGTTTGGTAATAGGTTATGTAGCGAGCGATGCACAGGCAGAAGGTATCAAACCTTTTACCACCGACCTTTTCAAAGGTTTCTTAGCAGTTTTCCTACTCGATATGGGGATTACAAGCGGTAGAAAACTAGGCTCCTTCCTCAAAAAGGGTTGGTTTGCACTCAGTTTTGCCATTTTTATACCTGTATTGAATGGAGTATTAGTTGCAATCGCAACAACGTTTTTTATAGAAGAGCCAGGCAATAGATTGCTTTTTTCTATTCTAGGGGCGAGTGCGTCTTATATTGCAGTACCTGCAGCCATGAAACTGGCAGCTCCTAAAGCAAACCCCAGTCTTTACATACCCATGGCGCTGGCTATAACCTTTCCATTTAATATCACCTTTGGTATGCCGCTGTACCTCTATGTCATCAATTTGATGCCATAAAAAAACCGCCTCAAAAATCTTGAGACGGCTTCTTTCCATTAAACTAAAACAATCTTACTTTGTTGCAACCAGATCAACGGTTAGCTGTATATCGTCATCGATAGCTTTGTCCTTTACCACATCTGTAAAGTTGCTGCTACCGTACTTGATGCCCCAGTCCGTACGATCGATCTCAAAAGGCTCGCTCTTAAGCATCATTTTATTCCCCTCATAAGAAACCATCACTGGGAAAGCAACATTTTTAGTTACATCCTTAAGAGTAAGGTTACCCATAAGCATGGTTTTTCCTTCTTTGCTTTCCACACCAGTAACTACAAATTTCGCAGTTGGATATTTTGGCGTATTGAAGAAATCTGTTTCTTTTCCTTCCACGGTACCTTCTAGGTGTGCTTTT
This genomic interval from Nonlabens spongiae contains the following:
- a CDS encoding sodium-dependent bicarbonate transport family permease translates to MDLHLLVDNLSNPALLFFFLGLIAVQLKSDLRIPENSSKFISLYLLLSIGFKGGQELSHSTIDGEIIWSLFFGIFLALIVPIYTYYILRIKFSIENSGAIASAYGSVSAVTFVTTISFLEMEGIPFGGHMVAVMALMEAPSIIIGVLLMAIYKRKAGGDENFSLGSIAYHSITNGSVLLILGSLVIGYVASDAQAEGIKPFTTDLFKGFLAVFLLDMGITSGRKLGSFLKKGWFALSFAIFIPVLNGVLVAIATTFFIEEPGNRLLFSILGASASYIAVPAAMKLAAPKANPSLYIPMALAITFPFNITFGMPLYLYVINLMP
- a CDS encoding YceI family protein, with amino-acid sequence MNKNFLKVTGLAAMIAFTAACKDAENEVEAKEEAEVAEATMEAVTYNVDTQNSKIAWVGSKVAGEHTGNIMLKDGMVKVNGEELESGEFTVDMTSIEVTDLEGESATNLKAHLEGTVEGKETDFFNTPKYPTAKFVVTGVESKEGKTMLMGNLTLKDVTKNVAFPVMVSYEGNKMMLKSEPFEIDRTDWGIKYGSSNFTDVVKDKAIDDDIQLTVDLVATK